A section of the Solitalea canadensis DSM 3403 genome encodes:
- a CDS encoding DNA cytosine methyltransferase: MMPSFSYIDLFAGCGGLSLGLHNAGWKGLFAIEKSPDAFKTLEYNLIENKNHFDWPSWLPKNELEIDKVLKEYKDELINLRDRVDMVAGGPPCQGFSMAGRRKEDDVRNGLIRSYLKFIMYTRPKIIFFENVKGFTLQFKKNKTSVNEIRSKKKAYSELVVGVLTRLGYNVKGQMIDFSNYGIPQKRTRFILVGIRNDVAEKKKLDATYFFKKITQNKKQFLFSKDLPQNPKLIDAISDLLKSNGLEQTPDRGKKFFSGKYIKPQSPYQHFLRNGCSDAIPNSHSFPNHRPDVEQKFAFYLKAPKGKNLDTKIKEQMNINKHVIIPLASKKVAPTITTLPDDYIHYSEPRILTVREYARIQSFPDWYHFQGKYTTGGKRRVQEVPRYTQIGNAIPPLFGEQAGIVLNKIIND, translated from the coding sequence ATGATGCCATCTTTTTCCTACATAGATTTATTCGCAGGATGCGGAGGGTTATCACTTGGCCTACATAACGCTGGTTGGAAAGGTCTTTTCGCCATTGAAAAAAGTCCTGATGCATTTAAAACACTAGAGTACAATTTAATTGAAAATAAGAACCATTTTGATTGGCCATCTTGGCTACCCAAAAATGAATTAGAAATAGATAAAGTATTAAAAGAATATAAAGATGAACTAATAAATTTAAGAGACAGGGTAGATATGGTGGCTGGAGGTCCTCCCTGCCAGGGATTTTCAATGGCAGGAAGACGTAAAGAAGATGATGTCAGGAATGGATTGATTCGATCTTATCTTAAATTTATTATGTACACTCGGCCTAAAATTATTTTTTTTGAAAATGTAAAAGGTTTTACACTTCAGTTTAAAAAAAATAAAACATCTGTTAATGAAATTCGGTCAAAAAAGAAAGCTTATTCAGAACTTGTGGTCGGTGTCTTGACACGTTTGGGTTATAACGTAAAGGGGCAAATGATAGATTTTTCAAACTATGGAATTCCTCAAAAAAGAACGCGATTTATATTAGTTGGAATTAGAAATGATGTTGCCGAGAAAAAGAAATTAGACGCCACTTATTTCTTTAAAAAAATTACTCAAAATAAAAAGCAGTTTTTATTCAGCAAAGACCTTCCTCAAAATCCAAAATTAATAGATGCAATTTCTGATCTACTCAAAAGCAATGGGTTAGAACAAACTCCAGATAGAGGCAAGAAATTCTTTAGTGGTAAGTATATAAAACCACAGTCTCCTTATCAACATTTTTTAAGAAATGGGTGTAGTGATGCTATTCCTAATAGTCATAGTTTTCCTAACCATAGACCAGATGTTGAACAGAAATTTGCTTTTTATTTGAAGGCTCCCAAAGGAAAAAATTTGGATACTAAAATTAAAGAGCAAATGAATATTAATAAGCATGTTATTATTCCTTTAGCGTCAAAAAAAGTTGCGCCTACCATTACTACTTTACCCGACGATTATATTCATTATTCAGAGCCGCGTATTCTAACAGTAAGGGAATATGCTCGTATACAAAGCTTTCCGGATTGGTATCATTTCCAAGGAAAGTACACTACAGGAGGGAAAAGACGAGTTCAGGAAGTCCCTCGTTACACACAAATCGGTAATGCTATTCCTCCGTTGTTTGGGGAACAAGCCGGTATTGTATTAAACAAGATAATTAATGACTAA